One genomic segment of Fervidobacterium pennivorans includes these proteins:
- a CDS encoding Rid family detoxifying hydrolase → MEVLKFEKGPKAVGPYSSAVKVGNLIFFSGILPINTETGELVNDTVENATEQILKNLSTMLSEIGLSLKNVVKTTIFTVKLEEFSKINEVYQKYFENFTKDFPARSTVGVASLPKGALVEMEFIVQV, encoded by the coding sequence ATGGAAGTGTTGAAATTTGAAAAAGGTCCCAAGGCGGTAGGACCGTATTCATCTGCTGTGAAAGTTGGAAACCTTATCTTTTTCTCTGGGATTTTGCCGATTAATACGGAAACCGGTGAACTTGTGAATGATACTGTTGAAAATGCAACGGAGCAAATATTGAAAAATTTGAGCACTATGCTCTCTGAAATTGGTTTATCTTTGAAAAACGTTGTGAAAACAACCATCTTCACTGTGAAATTGGAAGAGTTTTCAAAAATCAACGAAGTTTACCAAAAATATTTTGAAAACTTTACCAAAGACTTCCCGGCAAGAAGTACCGTTGGAGTTGCAAGTCTCCCGAAGGGTGCGTTAGTAGAGATGGAGTTTATCGTACAAGTTTAA